One stretch of Paenibacillus sp. FSL R5-0341 DNA includes these proteins:
- a CDS encoding TetR/AcrR family transcriptional regulator, producing the protein MPKIVDHDKQRVLVAEAAWRIIRRDGMEQASVRNIAEEAGISVGSMRHYFSTQSELLLYAMNLVSERVSHRVQQMSFTGSPMDNMKCLLFEFLPNTEEKLAEMEVWYAFTARSKTDSTLKELADTVYDELKQAVGSVITYLIKVDLSRPDLDKELEIERLYALVDGLGIHTVLRPDQMNAKLMDDVLTLHLASLCR; encoded by the coding sequence ATGCCTAAAATTGTTGATCATGATAAACAACGTGTGCTCGTGGCCGAAGCAGCTTGGCGTATTATACGAAGAGATGGTATGGAACAGGCCTCTGTTCGGAATATCGCTGAAGAAGCAGGAATTTCGGTCGGTTCGATGCGTCACTACTTTTCTACACAGTCGGAACTATTACTATATGCTATGAATCTGGTATCCGAACGGGTATCCCATCGAGTCCAACAAATGTCCTTCACCGGCTCTCCCATGGACAATATGAAATGCCTATTGTTCGAATTCTTACCAAACACGGAAGAAAAACTGGCCGAAATGGAGGTATGGTACGCTTTTACAGCCAGATCCAAAACAGATTCTACGCTCAAGGAACTTGCCGATACAGTGTATGATGAACTCAAACAAGCTGTAGGCTCTGTTATCACTTACCTGATTAAGGTTGATCTCTCCAGACCTGATCTGGACAAAGAACTGGAGATCGAGAGATTGTATGCACTGGTAGATGGCTTGGGTATACATACCGTGCTTAGACCCGATCAGATGAATGCCAAGCTCATGGACGATGTTCTCACGTTGCATCTTGCTTCCTTATGTCGTTAA
- the guaB gene encoding IMP dehydrogenase, whose translation MWEDKFGKEGLTFDDVLLVPRKSETLPKEVDVSIRLSDSVKLNIPLISAGMDTVTEATLAIAIAREGGIGIIHKNMSVEQQAEEVDRVKRSESGVITNPFSLTADHLVSDAEAVMAKYRISGVPIIEGDQKLVGILTNRDLRFIHDYGIKISEVMTRENLVTAPVGTTLQEAEGILQKHKIEKLPLVDETNTLKGLITIKDIEKAIQFPHAAKDAQGRLLVGAAIGISKDTFERADALVQAGVDLITVDSAHGHHINIIEAVRQLRERFPSLTIVAGNVATGAATRDLIEAGASVVKVGIGPGSICTTRVIAGIGVPQVTAVYDCATVAREYGVPIIADGGIKYSGEITKALAAGAHAVMLGSLFAGTAESPGETEIFQGRSYKVYRGMGSMAAMKQGSKDRYFQDDDKKLVPEGIEGRVAYKGPLSDTIHQLIGGLRSGMGYCGTSNLEQLRNDTGFIRITGAGLRESHPHDVQITKEAPNYSL comes from the coding sequence GTGTGGGAAGATAAATTTGGTAAGGAAGGCCTCACCTTTGATGATGTATTGCTAGTGCCACGGAAATCCGAGACACTGCCTAAAGAAGTAGATGTATCTATTCGTTTGAGCGATAGTGTAAAGTTAAACATTCCTTTGATTAGTGCGGGTATGGATACGGTAACTGAAGCGACGTTGGCTATTGCCATTGCACGTGAAGGCGGTATCGGTATTATCCATAAAAATATGTCAGTTGAACAACAGGCAGAAGAAGTAGATCGTGTTAAACGTTCGGAGAGTGGTGTTATTACGAATCCATTCTCACTGACGGCAGATCATCTGGTATCTGATGCGGAAGCAGTAATGGCGAAATATCGGATCTCCGGTGTACCTATTATTGAAGGAGATCAGAAGCTGGTTGGTATTTTGACCAATCGCGATTTGCGTTTTATCCATGATTACGGCATCAAAATTAGCGAAGTCATGACTCGTGAAAATCTGGTTACTGCGCCTGTAGGCACTACACTACAAGAAGCTGAAGGTATCCTTCAGAAGCACAAGATTGAAAAACTTCCATTAGTTGATGAGACAAACACGTTGAAAGGTCTTATCACGATTAAAGATATTGAGAAAGCCATTCAATTTCCTCATGCAGCCAAAGACGCTCAAGGACGTTTGTTGGTTGGTGCAGCGATTGGTATTTCCAAAGATACATTTGAACGTGCAGATGCTTTGGTACAAGCTGGTGTCGACCTGATTACGGTAGACTCGGCTCACGGACACCACATCAATATCATTGAAGCTGTACGTCAGCTTCGTGAACGTTTCCCTAGTCTGACCATCGTTGCAGGTAACGTCGCTACTGGCGCAGCTACTCGTGACCTGATCGAAGCAGGGGCTTCGGTAGTCAAAGTAGGTATTGGTCCAGGTTCGATCTGTACAACACGTGTTATCGCTGGTATTGGTGTACCGCAAGTAACTGCAGTCTACGATTGTGCAACAGTGGCACGCGAATATGGAGTTCCGATTATAGCGGATGGCGGAATTAAATATTCTGGTGAAATTACGAAGGCACTGGCTGCAGGCGCACACGCGGTGATGTTGGGAAGTTTGTTTGCCGGCACAGCGGAAAGCCCGGGGGAAACTGAAATCTTCCAAGGACGTAGCTACAAAGTATACCGCGGTATGGGTTCAATGGCTGCAATGAAACAAGGTAGTAAAGATCGTTACTTCCAAGATGATGACAAGAAACTGGTTCCGGAAGGAATCGAAGGTCGTGTCGCTTACAAAGGACCATTGTCTGATACGATCCACCAACTGATTGGTGGTCTGCGTTCGGGTATGGGATACTGTGGTACAAGTAACTTGGAGCAACTTCGTAACGATACAGGCTTTATCCGAATTACAGGTGCGGGATTGCGCGAAAGTCATCCGCATGATGTACAGATTACAAAAGAAGCACCTAACTACTCGTTGTAA
- a CDS encoding D-alanyl-D-alanine carboxypeptidase family protein, translating into MKAKHMNKKKRQMLKKSVASVMLINMLCMSAVMPVLAAADTSGQVLTAAATTTKTEKAVQVPGVDSLGLEVRSAVLMEASTGQILLNVDADKAMPPASMTKMMTEYIVAEQVKQGKFGWDDIVTVKKNAAQSVGSRIFLAEGDQHTVKDLYIAMAVGSANDATVALAEYVAGSEEAFVKMMNDEAKRMGMKDTFFINSSGLDRADMPADFRPAEDKETVMSALDAAILCRYIIMDHPDYKEFTTIQSYKFRPNDKAPIINYNWMLEANKNITNFKSYAYEGLDGMKTGHTTNAGNNFTGTAERNGMRLISVVMGTDSESARFRETKKVLDFGFNNFEVKQAVAGKTKVTGWEAVPLKKGKETTVPVVTDNAVSFVVPKGTQNLDVTFKANVTEADQLVAPIKAGTKVGTVTYTYKAEGIEPQEKTVNLITAEEADKGGWFRLFFRAVKDFFVDLFDGIKNLF; encoded by the coding sequence TTGAAAGCCAAACACATGAATAAAAAGAAACGCCAAATGCTCAAAAAGAGCGTAGCCTCGGTAATGCTAATTAACATGCTTTGCATGTCTGCAGTAATGCCGGTCTTGGCTGCTGCGGACACCTCTGGTCAGGTTCTGACTGCTGCGGCAACAACAACGAAGACGGAGAAAGCTGTACAGGTGCCTGGGGTAGACTCGCTTGGGCTTGAGGTTAGATCAGCCGTCCTTATGGAAGCCTCAACGGGACAGATTCTGCTAAATGTCGATGCGGATAAAGCGATGCCGCCTGCCAGTATGACCAAGATGATGACAGAGTACATTGTCGCTGAACAGGTCAAACAAGGTAAATTCGGCTGGGACGATATTGTAACTGTTAAAAAGAATGCTGCACAAAGTGTCGGCTCACGTATCTTCTTGGCGGAAGGGGACCAACACACAGTCAAGGATCTCTATATTGCTATGGCTGTTGGCTCTGCCAATGATGCTACGGTAGCTTTGGCTGAGTATGTTGCAGGTTCGGAAGAAGCTTTTGTGAAAATGATGAATGATGAAGCGAAGCGTATGGGTATGAAAGATACGTTCTTCATTAACTCTTCCGGTCTGGATCGGGCAGATATGCCTGCTGACTTCCGTCCAGCTGAAGACAAGGAAACAGTGATGTCCGCACTGGATGCTGCAATTCTGTGCCGTTATATCATTATGGATCACCCGGACTACAAAGAATTTACAACGATTCAGTCCTACAAGTTCCGTCCTAATGATAAAGCGCCAATTATCAACTACAACTGGATGCTGGAAGCGAATAAAAATATAACCAACTTCAAAAGCTATGCCTATGAAGGTCTGGACGGAATGAAAACAGGCCATACCACGAACGCAGGTAATAACTTTACAGGTACAGCGGAACGTAACGGTATGCGTCTCATCAGTGTTGTTATGGGCACAGATTCGGAATCTGCACGTTTCAGAGAAACCAAAAAGGTACTGGACTTTGGATTTAACAACTTTGAAGTAAAACAGGCTGTCGCAGGCAAGACCAAAGTGACGGGCTGGGAAGCTGTACCTTTGAAAAAAGGTAAAGAAACGACCGTTCCTGTTGTGACAGATAATGCGGTAAGTTTCGTTGTTCCCAAAGGTACTCAAAACCTGGATGTGACGTTCAAAGCCAATGTAACTGAGGCTGACCAGCTGGTAGCACCAATTAAGGCAGGTACAAAGGTTGGTACGGTGACGTACACGTATAAAGCAGAGGGAATTGAGCCTCAGGAAAAAACAGTGAACTTGATTACTGCGGAAGAGGCAGATAAAGGCGGATGGTTCCGTCTGTTCTTCCGTGCTGTAAAGGATTTCTTCGTGGATCTCTTTGACGGAATCAAAAACCTGTTCTAA
- the pdxT gene encoding pyridoxal 5'-phosphate synthase glutaminase subunit PdxT has translation MKIGVLALQGAVTEHIRSIERAGAEGVAIKQVQQLQDLDGLILPGGESTTIGKLMRKYGFMDAIRAFAAEGKPVFGTCAGLIVMAKHITGQEEAHLELMDMTVSRNAFGRQRESFETDLPVKGIEETVRAVFIRAPLIESVGDQVEVLSTYKDEIVTARQGHLLACSYHPELTDDYRLHTYFVDMARSYKHTVDSK, from the coding sequence ATGAAGATCGGTGTTTTAGCACTTCAAGGAGCTGTCACAGAGCATATTCGAAGCATTGAACGTGCTGGAGCAGAAGGTGTGGCTATCAAACAGGTTCAGCAATTGCAGGACTTGGATGGTCTTATCCTGCCTGGCGGCGAAAGCACGACAATCGGTAAACTGATGCGCAAGTATGGGTTTATGGATGCGATTCGAGCGTTCGCAGCTGAGGGCAAACCGGTATTTGGTACCTGTGCAGGTTTGATCGTTATGGCTAAACATATTACAGGGCAAGAAGAAGCTCATTTGGAGTTAATGGATATGACTGTATCCCGAAATGCATTTGGACGGCAGAGAGAAAGCTTTGAGACAGACTTGCCAGTCAAAGGCATTGAGGAAACGGTAAGGGCTGTATTTATCCGAGCGCCCTTGATCGAAAGTGTCGGAGACCAGGTGGAGGTTCTCTCCACATACAAGGATGAGATTGTTACTGCTCGTCAGGGGCATTTGCTGGCTTGCTCCTACCATCCGGAGTTGACGGATGACTATCGTCTGCATACTTATTTTGTAGACATGGCCAGATCCTATAAACACACGGTAGACTCTAAATAA